cgctgtcgaccgtgctgctacaccaacactcaagcagcgcatcgcacgcacgcaaaagatttccgcagagatcaaggcgtcattttgaattctgcaacgatgaaccctgacggtgttagggaatccgccagaaagtatcatttttttggttccacggacttatcacgagggctctcaatggacttacgaaccttctgtaatacaagcatgcacttaaggtgagtaacgtttggtaacgtgtacattgtttataaagaacgtataaattttcataagttttgtagttgtgttgtggttccccactatgtaggtgcccgctcgttggtcagacgctgtattcgcgtagcgtattaacagcgtctggtcgggctagtgcACCGTATGTGTGATGTGCATGCATGGCACGTCCACCCTTTGCCGGCTTCAGTGAAAGTAGCCGATACGATAGGCGCGAGCACACAGCCAGCAGAGGAGAGCAGCGGCTAGCTGGGTAGCTGCAGCTGAGCTGAGGATCATACACTGTGTACAGGAGAGGCAGAGTAGAACTGGGGTCTATAGACTACTGTACGGTAGTGTGCGTCTGCCAATAAATGCAGGTGGTAGGTGCCTAGATGTTGTTGGAGATTAGCCAAGACTTGCCTTGACCCTTGTTAATGGTTGACAGATAAATCTGCCTCTTGTTCGGTGGCCTCTTCATCACAGTAACTTCTGAATTCCTGTAAATTTTCGGTCGGTAATACAAATCGGCGCTTGTCTTAGTCTACTTTCATCGCACCTCCTCAAACTATttctaaacatgtgcaaacttGTCCTAACGTTAGTTATTCAGTAGATCTAAAGCTGAAATAATTGCATCTGAGTCTCTAAACTAAAGTCGGATAGAAATTATGTTTAACGCTTTTACAAGTGTTGGAAAACCTCGATCGCTTGAAATACTGCTCTGCACACAAGCAATTGGAACAGTagaagtacagtgcactcccattataacgaacacggttataacgaaattccggttataacgaagtaaaaattcaggccgtgCCATTATccactttatgtatttttattgtttatttgttcggttacaacgaaatttcgatataacgaaagaaaattgccggtctcgagggacttcgttataacgggagtccactgtacattcAGTGCatgcaagtacattgtattatgactATGAATAATCACAAGCACGTACCACAGTGGCTTTTTCTATGCTGTCTTTGAAAAACCAAAATTTGTTTTTCCCTTGTCTTGAACAAGTCTTGCGGAAACGGTTTTACGAAGTGGTtgaatttatgtgtgtgtatcccTTATTTTATGTATCTTACTctgattttctctttctttgattGTTTCCATTTGCTTTGATTTTCAAGTAGATTCTATTCCTAattttccctttccttcctttatGGGCTTCCTCTTGTCTGACTTTTCTCAATTAATTTCAATATATTCAATCTCATTTTTCTGCCTCTATCTGTTCTTTGTTTCCTTCTGGGTATGTTTCACTCCATCaacctttccttttttttccactcgattatatttttcttatgtttCCTTTTGatgtatctttttcttttaagagttccttcttttctttttttttttactggcgtaattttctttctttctttcctattcatctttcctttcatccagttttgattcatttctcattttattATTCCATtttattgcttttttgttttcaatcttTCTATTTTGCTTTTCTATTtgcttttttctattttgtaaaTGTTTAATATTTCTCACATTAGCCATTTGAGTATCTTTTCAGTCATATCCCACTTTTCCCAtcctttctctttatattctatcaccattgtttttataataGATTACATTTTTCACCACcttatttcattcaaacacacacacacatgcacatgcccacacacacacacgcacacaacacAAGCAACAACCCCAATGTAGCTCAATCACTACACCACAAGAGTCGGTACAAGCTGAAGGAAAtgcagaaaaacaaatttatcCTTTTTAAAGATACTATAGAAGAACTTGCTGTGATAGCTATGAGATTGCTACATTCAGATCAATCGCAGCGCTCGCTGCCGTGCCTCGAACGCGTGTTGTATGTTACCCATGCCGCGCTGTCTGCTTCTGTGCAATGCACTTAGCGTATAGTGAACTGGCTTACACTGTATAATTATAAGTTCTCCTGCATGCTCTACACAGAATATTTGTAGTCTATGTGAGTAGTGAGCAATAGTATTAGTTATGTACCACACTAATGTACTGTAGCAATTGTGATGATAACTACTGTATGTTTGCtgcaaaaataatgcagtagaTATTCTGGCACGTGTATATCTTTTCCTCATAGGGAATATAAATCTTATGGTGTTTTTcttatggatttttttctttcttttctggcAACCCAATACCATCAGGCTTTTCTCTCCTCATTTCCAAACCTTTCTATCTTTCgtattttgattattatttttgttttctgattttgattttttttttttttttgctttttgattatttttgacAGTCCACATGCAAACTGAAACTGTTTGTGCCCCTTGAgtccttaaaggcataatttaccatttgcagatgaaaacattagtgctttagaatagttctaaaatgtgagttagggatagaaacaaccactgtcaaaatttgaatccgtataatcgatgttaagtgttgttaaatacacaaaatgtgaacaatagttataataaaaatgtttccagactaaaccgtatacagttacggtttactgagaaaaaccctgatatctccttatattttaggatttattgcaaatatttcatatggtaggatgttttatgatacaacagacctacacatatgcataaaatgtgatatcttgaacatttttgaaatcactgctcccaaaggtaaactggacctttaatttcCATGGCCTCAGCCTATGTGCTTACATGTAGGACGTAAAGGAGTAGGTGTAACACTATTTTTGCTTCATTGCGTTTCCTGCTAACATAGACAggtatgtgcaaaaaaaaaaaagaagaaagaaagaaaatggccGCTGTTCACTTGAGCTGTGTTGATGCTTGATGTTTAATGCAATATTTGTCCTCTATTCATTCCTTTAACAGGCTCGTCATTTCAGCACCTCTTCTGTAGGTGCTCAAATGGTGAAGGTGAGTGTTTATATACACAGTGTCTTTGCTACTTACTTCAAGCTGCATACACAATCCTTACATTTAGCtgataataatattgtatgAAAAGCAAATCTACAGTACTTAGCAGGTGTGACCTACATGTACTGAAATTCCATATCcccatgtgcaaaaaaaaaaacaaaacaaagaaagaaagaaaaaaaaagaaacagaaaagaagaatacatgtcattattattattgttattattttgtatattgtacatgtacatgcacatcaaCCAAATGTCATGGCCTAATTGTAACTtggatccccctcccccatgaaATAATGGAAGTGCCTTGGTAGCCATTATGTTTCTTGCACAACTTTTCAAATTTAATCAAAAGAAATCAGCTTCCTTGCTCATTCACTGAAATGAAATGCCAttcactccccctccccccagtatttcccaataggtgtatggaTATGCAGTAGGTATGATCATGACTTTATACTGTATCACTATGAGTATgtaatttttttatgtttttgttatagATTTATTGTAccacagctacatgtacattacatttTTGGTTTATATTCAGTAGTGAAAATTCAGTGTTCTGTTCTGTTTGATTTGTGTCCTGTAGCCACccgtccaggtgtatggcgttgGTGGACGCTATGCCACTGCCCTTTATTCGGCAGCCAGCAAACAAAAAGCTCTGGACCAGGTAGACAAGGACATGTCAAATGTTGAGGTGAGCATTCCACTCTTGTAAATGTACATCTCTAACTCATCCAGTGGATTTACAATGTAGAAATAGTTCTTACCTCTTTTGCAATCTCTTCCAAAGTTTACCAAATTCTGTTTTAAATTAGAATCctgtaagattttattctttGTGCCAAATGTCTGCAAGTAGTCTTCATGATGTTCCTGTATAAAATTGCATAATTGTACTCCACAACTAAAGAGAATGTATTGTACATCTTCATAGCCAGTGGTGTACCCACAGATGTAACATTTAGTTTATTGTGTGATTGTTTTAAAATCAGGAAGGAATTAATAATTCTGTGATACACTTGCTACATGAAACTTAACTTACCTTTAATATATAGCCATGCAACTTTGTAAGTAAGAGCTGCGACCTCGAGGTGATGGGAGGTGCTGCTTGAATCTTAGACAAGTCAGAGTGTGTAAGCcacctacaatgtatatagtGGTTGCACTTTTGGCAGATTGAGTCATTGTCCAGCAAAAATGAGAGGTTACTtggctgaaaaataaaaacattatttaaAGGCAAAAAATAGTTGTCGCATTACATGTTGTATAAATGCAATTTGTATGTGTCCAGTGTGTATATCAACTCCTAAGCAAATTATATACTATGCATTGATTATGAAATGATTAGAGTATGAAAATGAGTATGGATTGCATTGTCCCATTACTGAGGTATCTGCAGAGCATGTAGAACAGAAGCCAAAACGATGGGTTCTCATATAAGTTCTCCTATTCTCCCGATTGCATTAAAAGTTGCTATTCATATTCTCTTTTCCTTTACAGACACTCATGGGCAAAAGTACAGCACTCAGTGACTTCATGGGAAATCCCACCATCAAGAAGCAGCAAAAGATCAGTAAGTGTGAACACAGCATGCCAAAAAGTATTATTTCCACTTGTAAAAGTCTGTGGATTTCAGACTGAAAAAAAGTTTGTCCAGATGATAAGTTGTAGTCTTGTTTAATTCGTGTATTTCACACTTGCAGTCATCTTTTGTCAAATGAAAAGTTTGTAGCTGAACAATTCTTGATTAGACAGGGTTTGGTACTACACATAGTCTGTCCGAGAGGGACTACTTCCTTGTGTGCATTTTggggtgaatttttcccagaaaAGGGCATTTTTTTAGTCCATCAAATTGTGCAGAATTGGTAGTTTTGATTGAAAACCTtgtaagatgaaaaaaaaaattagggtttttatttttatttttttccatggaAGTCATTTTCCCATCAAGAGTAAGGCTGCACCAACAATAgtcaacaaaatatttcatgcaAGCACTGCCACGTACTATATTTTAAtgacatatttcaaaatatgacAGTGTCAATATCAACATCAATTTCAGTTATCAAAATTTACTTCAAAGACATTGTTAGGCTCTGATAAGCAGGATACTCTACGTCGAATTTTGTAGCATATGCACCGTTTACTGGCGTATAGCATCAGGATGCCTAGGTAAGTGTTCATGCAGTAAACTCTATTTTGATACATTAATACAGTTGCAGAGAGTTGAATTGCACTCTTTACAACACATAGTGCTTGACAAATTTATGACAATTGATATCTTTGAATCACAGATCAAAGATATCACCTTTAAGTAGTCACCAGGGCAAAAAAGAAGATTTTAACTTGTACAAAACTTTTTAGAAACATATATACTTTTATGTACCCTTTTTTTGTGCCTAGAGTCTTATGTCTGTTACATGATGTATGCGTGATATCCTGCCATAAATGTGTGAGTATACGCTATCCAGGGGTTCTGCACCAtacaggaagaaaaagaaaatgagcattgttttcttctcttcttggAACTATATTTACCCACTTATGATTAACTTTTAGGTGATGACCTTGTAGTAGGTTTAATTGCTGCATTTTgcattgcatttctttttttgccctATTTGTAGGCGTATTGACCGATGTCCTGAAAGGCGAGAAAATTTCACCCTCGACTGTGAACTTCTTCGGTTTGCTGGCCGACAACGGTAGACTGGGAAAGGTCAAGGAAGTCTTTGTGTCGTGGCGAAGGATTATGGCAGCGCACAGGGGCGAGGTCGTGTGCAATGTCACCACTGCCAAGGTGTGTAACGAGAGAAAAACGTGTTAGGGGTGACCAGGGAAGGAAGATTCTCAATTACTCACAGCTAGCCAGACATCCCACTTTAGGTGGTAATCTGAAACCTAAGTCCAGTGGAACATTGTTACAGAGAGGTCGTATATACCAAAGTCCTCTTATGACTTGGTAATTTTGCAGGTTCGAACTGGCTAACAACATGttgtatttctttgtgtgtgttttttttttaccctcatAAAGTGAGAAACATGATAAAACAAGGTAATTGCCTCGGTTTTTAGGTCCCTGTTGTAATGAGGTTCCCCTGTTCTTGGTGTAGGTCCCCACGTGATAAAAGTTTGGTCATTTGGTTAACCACTCTTATGACATGCATCCAGTTGGTCCGCTTGCCACCTCACTGCAGAATGTATTCGAGTTGTCATGGAGCCGTCGACCCAACGTGTTAGAAATGAAACTCCATGTAGCCATTCCTACTGAGACTCCAACTCCAGCATGTTTGAAACTGGAAATGCTCCCGCCTGGCCCCTAGCAAATTGGAGACTCTAATCACAAGAATATGGGTGAAACGCAACACCCCTTGCAACCGGATTCCACTTCATTGGCCGTGGAAGCTCTGTAGATGGTTTCATATGCTTTCTAGTGCcatctttccttattttttgaaCACATATAAGTTGAGCAGGAGAAAGCTGAATTCAAGCTGGAGAAAATCCATCTTTTAAGTGTGATGCACAGGCCTAGAGCGAGAGAAATTCAATCTTAAGCGGGAGATTTTACAAAAATGGCCTAAAGTGGGAGAGCTATAGAGTGTCTGCATTCCAGAAGTGTGGCAGATGTAATGTATTTATCTGTTCCCATCTCTTACCCTTCAGACACTGGATGCCAGTCAACAAAAACAGGTGCAGGAGGCGCTCAAGGGTTTCATCAAGAAGGGAGAATCCCTACAGCTCAACATGAATGTAAGTATCAAGACTTGCATGCCACTCCCTCTCCAGCTCTCCAGAAAGTGAGGAGATTAATAACTGTGAAAGCATTGTGTGCATTTCATGGGGGATGTTCTCTTGTCCTGCACATGATGATGTAAAAACCTATCCACATTGTTTGACCACAGCTTGAGAATAATATTGATTCTGATGCAGGATTTTCCTACACATGCGCACAATCAGTCTTGTAATGGGCACAGagtatgaaaatatcatttccCAAGATGTCATCAGCAGTAATACACTCTCGATAAAGGGACCGGATTAGGTAGACCATTAATTGACCTAAATTTTTCTTCTGTAGTACTTTTTAACTCCTAGTGAATTTactaaatgaaattcattattacacacacaaaaaaagtgacCAAAGATTTGATATGCATATGGCTCATTATCGGCATGATTACTATTTTAGATGCGTGAAGGTACCTTATATTTGTACTTTTATCACCAGAAACTTAGTCTTTAAGCAACTCTCTCATTAGAACTCATTAGAAGGTAAACCGTGTGTGTGGTGCACAGGTATGAAAGTATcaattgtaatgaaatatttttttgatACACCAAAAAATTAGCCAAATCAACAATGCACTTCAATTTTTAAGACtgtaatctttgtatccatttACGGAGGGCTTTATTGCCATCACTGTGTTCTTGTACCTTCAGGTGGACCCCTCAATAATCGGAGGCATGATCGTCGAGGTCGGGGACAAGTACGTGGACATGTCGACGGCGACCAAAGTGAAGACCCTCACAAACCTAATCAAGGAGGCAGTCTAGCCCCAGCTGTGTTACTTGACCAAGCATCCGCATTACGAGATAGTATATATTATATTGATGTGTTCTATTTTGCCCCTTGATGTATGCTGGGAGTAGCACTACATGAGAGAAGATATTTGGGACTGATTTGTGTCTCGACTACAGTGGCAGCAGATGTCTTGCATGGGCAGGACCACATTTTCGAGGCCATCTTTTTTGTGTTCATAGGCATGTTCCTTCTCTTATCAGCATACATACCAATGAAGATATATTCTGAATGTCATCATTCAAAATCACATTCAGCCCAAAAATCTTGAATTTCTGATTCGCATTCAATACCTCTCTCGATCTCAGTCACTAATAATATGGTGTTATCTAGAGATATTAGTCTGTCACATGAGACCTCATCTGCACAGTTTTCGTGTGAAATTCAATAGCCCCATAGTATTTAAGATATGTTGACATTTCACAGCTTGCAAACCATCATTTCGTGAATGCAACCATTGTGTGAATTGACAAGACTGACTCCTGTGAAGAAGTCATGCACTTGACTCCTTTTGTGTACAAGCAGAGATTGTAATAAATTGAAACTAAAATTTGACAAGAGCATCCTGTTTAGACTTTGCTTTTCAGAGAAAGAGATGTACATggatgagagatagagagaaagtaGAAACTTGAAAAAGATTGTACATTGCAGCCAGTTTTTCAGCACACACTGGTCTATGTCCAGTTTCTTTGGAAGTCTTCACCAATGTGTGACCTTTGAGGGAGTTGTCCAATGTGTAATGTCGGAAGAGTGATtttattgtgtgtatgtgtgtttgtgtgtgctttctaTACTGTATTAGCAGTTATCTAATGAATACTCTGTGACTAttagattaaagaaaaaaaacttttttttttttttttttttttggggggggggggtaacccATTCCTAGTGTCTTATAACAACAACTACCAATTCATACTCCACTGCTTCTACTATAGAGCAAGAACagtatacagtcaaccttgctgaAGTCGACCTCGCATAAGTTGAATAATTGCCGAAGTCGAAGGTCTTCTCAAgctctctttatattctattgattttaaccctcataagtcgaatttccTCTAaagttga
The sequence above is drawn from the Diadema setosum chromosome 19, eeDiaSeto1, whole genome shotgun sequence genome and encodes:
- the LOC140242504 gene encoding ATP synthase subunit O, mitochondrial-like, which translates into the protein MAASRCLLAARHFSTSSVGAQMVKPPVQVYGVGGRYATALYSAASKQKALDQVDKDMSNVETLMGKSTALSDFMGNPTIKKQQKISVLTDVLKGEKISPSTVNFFGLLADNGRLGKVKEVFVSWRRIMAAHRGEVVCNVTTAKTLDASQQKQVQEALKGFIKKGESLQLNMNVDPSIIGGMIVEVGDKYVDMSTATKVKTLTNLIKEAV